The following proteins are encoded in a genomic region of Musa acuminata AAA Group cultivar baxijiao chromosome BXJ2-11, Cavendish_Baxijiao_AAA, whole genome shotgun sequence:
- the LOC135628010 gene encoding exocyst complex component SEC15A-like, whose translation MLHAPSRRRTVVEHADGGVDVVLATSIGNGEDLGPAVRHSFESGKPEALLHQLRNIVKKKEVEIEELCKLHYEDFIVAVDELRGVLVDADELKSMLSSENLRLQEVASALLLRLEELLELYLIKKNVTEALQTLKVCVQVSKLCLTCNMHVSNSRFYPALKTLDMIERNYIQNTPLKPLRKVIEKQIPALKLHIEKKVCSEFNDWLVHIRSAAKEIGQLAIGQASSARQREEEKRARRREAEEQSRTGVGDVACALDIEHIDEDSMLEFDLTPVYRAHHIHTCLGIEEKFRDYYYKNRLMQLNLDLQISSAQPFLESHQPFFAQIAGFFIVEDRVRRTAGGLLSDSQVEAIWETAIAKMTSVLEDQFSRTDTASHLLLIKDLVTLLGATLTGHGYRVAPLLEVLDSSRDKYHELLLSECWKQISDILASDSFEQMVIKKEYEYNMNVLSFQLQSSDIMPAFPYIAPFSSSVPDVCRIVRSFIEDSVNYLSYGGHINFYEVVKKYLDKLVIGVLNEALLNMIHTGNLGVSQAMQIAANIAVLEGSCDLFLWQAAQLCSVPLRLVERPHAGLTAKAVLKASQNAAYNALVNVIDSKLDEYLALMNGINWTADEAPENANDYIHEVVVYLDFLISTAQQILPAEALYKIGVGALNHISDSIVAAFLSESLKRFTLNAVIGIGNDLKTLEAFAAERFQSTGLSELKKDRSFRDCLVEARQLVNLLVSNQPENFMNPVIREKNYGALDYKKVASICEKFKDAPDRLFGSLSSRNTKQDARKKSMDMLKRRLKDFS comes from the coding sequence ATGCTGCATGCCCCGTCCAGGAGGCGAACCGTGGTGGAACACGCGGACGGCGGCGTCGATGTAGTCCTCGCGACCTCCATCGGGAACGGGGAGGATTTGGGCCCTGCGGTTCGCCATTCCTTCGAGTCCGGCAAGCCCGAGGCCCTCCTGCACCAGCTCAGGAACATCGTGAAGAAGAAGGAGGTGGAGATCGAAGAGCTGTGCAAGCTTCACTACGAGGACTTCATCGTCGCCGTCGACGAGCTGCGTGGCGTGCTGGTCGACGCCGACGAGCTGAAGAGCATGCTGTCGAGCGAGAATCTCAGGCTGCAGGAGGTGGCCAGCGCGCTTCTGCTGCGGCTGGAGGAGCTCCTCGAGCTGTACCTCATCAAGAAGAACGTCACCGAGGCCTTACAGACATTGAAGGTCTGCGTCcaggtctccaagctctgcctcACCTGCAACATGCACGTCTCCAACAGCCGCTTCTACCCTGCACTCAAGACCTTGGACATGATCGAGCGCAACTACATCCAGAACACCCCTCTCAAGCCCCTGAGGAAGGTGATCGAGAAGCAGATACCTGCGCTCAAGCTGCACATCGAGAAGAAGGTCTGCAGCGAGTTCAACGACTGGCTCGTCCACATCAGGAGCGCGGCCAAGGAGATCGGGCAGCTGGCCATCGGCCAGGCTTCCTCCGCCCGgcaaagagaagaggagaagCGGGCGCGCCGCAGGGAAGCAGAAGAGCAGAGCCGGACCGGCGTCGGCGACGTCGCGTGCGCGTTGGACATCGAGCACATCGACGAGGATTCGATGCTGGAATTCGACCTCACGCCGGTCTACCGAGCTCATCACATTCACACCTGCCTTGGGATCGAAGAGAAGTTCCGCGACTACTACTACAAGAACAGGCTGATGCAGCTCAATCTGGACCTGCAGATCTCGTCGGCGCAGCCGTTTCTTGAATCCCACCAGCCCTTCTTCGCGCAGATCGCCGGCTTCTTCATCGTGGAGGATCGAGTTCGGCGGACTGCAGGGGGACTGCTATCGGACAGTCAGGTGGAGGCGATCTGGGAGACGGCCATCGCGAAGATGACATCCGTTCTGGAGGATCAATTCTCCCGCACCGATACAGCGAGCCACCTCCTTCTTATCAAAGACCTCGTGACTCTTCTCGGGGCCACTCTCACCGGCCATGGCTACCGGGTAGCGCCCTTGCTCGAGGTGCTCGACAGCAGCAGAGACAAGTACCACGAGCTCCTCCTCAGCGAGTGCTGGAAGCAGATCAGCGACATCCTGGCCAGTGATTCCTTCGAACAGATGGTGATCAAGAAGGAGTACGAGTACAACATGAACGTGTTGTCGTTCCAACTTCAATCCTCCGACATAATGCCTGCATTCCCATACATCGCACCCTTCTCCTCCTCTGTTCCAGATGTGTGCCGCATCGTGCGCTCCTTCATCGAGGACTCCGTCAACTACTTGTCGTACGGAGGTCACATCAACTTTTACGAAGTGGTCAAGAAGTACCTCGACAAGCTCGTGATCGGTGTGCTGAACGAAGCTTTGCTCAACATGATCCATACTGGTAATCTCGGCGTGTCGCAGGCGATGCAGATTGCGGCGAACATAGCAGTCCTCGAGGGCAGTTGCGATCTCTTCTTGTGGCAGGCTGCCCAACTCTGCTCGGTGCCTCTGCGCTTGGTGGAAAGGCCTCATGCCGGATTGACTGCCAAGGCTGTCCTCAAGGCGTCGCAGAATGCAGCTTACAATGCGTTGGTGAACGTGATCGATTCCAAGTTGGATGAGTACTTGGCGCTCATGAACGGCATCAATTGGACGGCAGATGAAGCTCCAGAGAACGCGAACGACTACATCCACGAAGTCGTCGTCTACCTCGACTTCCTCATCTCCACCGCTCAGCAAATTCTGCCTGCAGAAGCTCTCTACAAGATCGGTGTCGGTGCTCTGAATCATATATCGGATTCGATCGTGGCTGCCTTTCTTAGTGAGAGTCTGAAGAGGTTCACCCTCAATGCTGTCATCGGCATCGGCAATGATCTGAAGACATTGGAAGCGTTTGCGGCTGAAAGGTTCCAGAGCACGGGGTTGAGCGAGTTGAAGAAAGACCGAAGCTTCAGAGATTGTTTGGTGGAAGCGAGGCAGCTGGTGAATCTGCTGGTGAGCAATCAGCCTGAGAACTTCATGAATCCGGTGATAAGAGAGAAGAACTATGGTGCTTTGGACTACAAAAAGGTTGCGAGCATCTGCGAAAAGTTCAAGGACGCACCAGATCGGTTGTTTGGGAGCCTGTCGAGCCGAAACACGAAGCAGGATGCTCGGAAGAAGTCGATGGATATGCTGAAGCGAAGGCTGAAAGATTTCAGCTGA
- the LOC135628011 gene encoding PRA1 family protein F2-like — MVGGVPKMQKTSPPTYAPNPASSQSAWPQAMESPALPIRSAAAAPSSSPSPAARTADLVSRFKEQGKALIAAQRPWPQLVNTTALSRPANAGEAVARLRRNLAYFHSNYALFAIAALSASLLWHPAALVAFVALVAAWFLLYFSRDQPLVLFGRLIDDGTVLGALSVATVVALLFSDVGSTVFGALMVGAALVCLHAVFRATDDLFLDEAEVASGGLAVPAFGIPVQPQAYVRIV, encoded by the coding sequence ATGGTTGGAGGAGTTCCCAAGATGCAGAAGACCTCGCCGCCCACTTACGCCCCCAACCCCGCCTCCTCACAGTCGGCCTGGCCCCAGGCGATGGAATCCCCCGCGCTGCCGATCAGATCGGCAGCGGCGGCGCCATCTTCCAGTCCCTCCCCGGCCGCCCGCACTGCCGATCTGGTTTCTCGGTTCAAAGAGCAGGGAAAGGCCCTGATCGCTGCTCAGCGCCCCTGGCCGCAGCTCGTCAATACCACCGCCCTCTCCCGCCCCGCCAACGCCGGCGAGGCCGTCGCCCGCCTCCGCCGCAACCTCGCCTACTTCCACTCTAACTACGCCCTCTTCGCGATCGCCGCCCTCTCCGCCTCCCTCCTCTGGCACCCCGCCGCCCTGGTCGCCTTCGTCGCCCTCGTCGCCGCCTGGTTCCTCCTCTACTTTTCCCGCGACCAGCCGCTCGTCCTCTTTGGGCGCCTGATTGACGACGGGACTGTCCTTGGAGCCCTCTCCGTAGCCACGGTCGTCGCCCTACTGTTTTCCGACGTGGGATCGACTGTCTTCGGAGCCCTCATGGTGGGGGCGGCGCTCGTCTGCTTGCACGCGGTGTTCAGGGCAACGGATGATCTGTTTCTCGATGAAGCAGAGGTTGCAAGCGGCGGATTGGCTGTCCCTGCGTTTGGGATTCCGGTGCAGCCGCAGGCCTATGTTCGGATTGTGTGA